In Flavobacterium sp. CBA20B-1, one DNA window encodes the following:
- the sppA gene encoding signal peptide peptidase SppA, translating to MNFLKNVLATFVGIILFCMMSFFLLLIVGVVASAGGSSSSSKSTKNNSVIKLDLADVTNDYGGSVYIEEFDFRETNNDGLINVLQAIEYAKNDDKIKGISIENNSSSLGVTQRKAIMEQLEAFKKTGKFVVAYADYYSQGEYYLASVADTVYMNPMGSIDFKGLASEVLYMKDLQEKTGIHMEVIRHGKYKSAVEPFLQQTMSNENREQLTVLLNSIWESYVGDISKNRKISVETLNNVATNLNARNANLALENKLIDKIAYLDQYHNGIKKALGVKIDEEINEIDILDYIKDTHLSITKISAKDQIAVIFAQGEIQGGEGSVNTIGEKSINRALKEARTNDKIKAVVLRVNSPGGSALTSDIIWREIELTKKVKPVVVSMGDVAASGGYYIACNANRIFAEPGTITGSIGVFGMVPNFKKVADKFGVNAETVKTHENADGYSVFEEMSPKYRQTLTESIEIIYDTFISRVAAGRGIDKAKVDEMAQGRVWTGTMAKELGLVDELGSLDDAIAYAAKLVKTDDYKVKLYPEYEIELADLFRKFLGMSVSTAGQDAIKKEIGIENYELLQRMNYLKQSQGVQAMMPYHLNIK from the coding sequence ATGAATTTTTTAAAAAATGTATTAGCAACATTCGTAGGTATCATCTTGTTTTGCATGATGTCTTTCTTTTTGCTGTTGATTGTAGGTGTGGTTGCATCGGCAGGTGGTTCGTCTTCTTCGTCAAAATCAACCAAAAATAATTCGGTGATAAAGTTAGATTTAGCCGATGTTACCAATGATTACGGAGGCAGTGTCTATATTGAAGAATTTGATTTCCGAGAAACCAATAACGATGGATTAATCAATGTGTTACAGGCGATTGAATATGCTAAAAACGATGATAAAATCAAAGGAATTTCTATTGAAAATAACAGCAGCAGTTTAGGTGTTACCCAGCGAAAAGCTATTATGGAACAATTGGAAGCTTTCAAGAAAACGGGCAAATTTGTGGTGGCTTATGCCGATTATTATTCGCAAGGAGAATACTATTTGGCTTCGGTAGCAGACACCGTTTATATGAACCCAATGGGAAGTATTGATTTTAAAGGTTTGGCATCGGAAGTCTTGTATATGAAAGATTTACAAGAAAAAACCGGAATCCACATGGAAGTAATTCGCCATGGAAAATACAAAAGTGCCGTGGAACCTTTTTTACAGCAAACCATGAGCAATGAAAACAGGGAGCAGTTAACCGTTCTTTTAAATTCGATTTGGGAATCGTATGTTGGAGACATTTCTAAGAATAGAAAAATTTCGGTAGAAACACTCAATAATGTTGCTACTAATTTGAATGCACGCAATGCTAATTTGGCATTAGAAAATAAATTAATCGATAAAATTGCTTATTTAGATCAATACCATAACGGCATTAAAAAAGCTTTAGGTGTTAAGATAGATGAGGAAATCAATGAAATAGACATTTTAGATTACATAAAAGATACACATTTAAGCATTACTAAAATATCGGCTAAAGATCAAATTGCAGTAATTTTTGCGCAAGGTGAAATTCAAGGAGGAGAGGGAAGCGTGAACACCATTGGAGAAAAGTCCATAAACCGAGCATTGAAAGAAGCACGAACCAATGACAAAATCAAAGCGGTAGTGTTGCGTGTAAATTCGCCAGGCGGAAGTGCATTGACATCTGATATTATTTGGAGAGAAATTGAATTAACCAAAAAAGTGAAACCCGTAGTTGTTTCTATGGGCGATGTTGCTGCTTCGGGCGGATATTATATTGCATGTAATGCCAACAGAATATTTGCAGAACCCGGAACAATTACCGGTTCAATAGGTGTTTTTGGAATGGTTCCGAATTTCAAGAAAGTAGCCGATAAATTTGGGGTGAATGCAGAAACGGTAAAAACACACGAAAATGCAGATGGATACAGTGTTTTTGAAGAAATGTCGCCAAAATACCGCCAAACACTTACCGAAAGTATAGAAATTATTTATGATACTTTTATTTCGCGTGTAGCTGCTGGTAGAGGCATTGATAAAGCAAAAGTAGATGAAATGGCACAAGGACGTGTTTGGACAGGAACCATGGCAAAAGAATTAGGCTTAGTTGATGAATTAGGAAGCTTAGATGATGCCATAGCCTATGCAGCCAAATTGGTAAAAACCGATGATTACAAAGTAAAACTTTATCCAGAATATGAAATTGAATTAGCCGATTTGTTCCGTAAATTTTTAGGAATGTCTGTTTCAACAGCAGGACAAGATGCTATTAAAAAAGAAATAGGTATAGAAAATTACGAATTATTACAACGAATGAACTATTTAAAACAATCACAAGGCGTACAAGCAATGATGCCTTATCATTTGAATATTAAATAA
- the rocD gene encoding ornithine--oxo-acid transaminase yields MNSLLTSNDAIALEEKYGAHNYHPLPVVLTKGEGVYVWDVEGKKYYDFLSAYSAVNQGHCHPKLVEAITKQAQQLTLTSRAFYNDKLGVYEEKITKLFGFDKVLPMNSGAEAVETAIKLTRKWAYEVKNIQEEEAVIIVCENNFHGRTTTIISFSNDHNARKNYGPYTEGFVRIPYNDINALKEVITNKNVAGFLVEPIQGEAGVYVPDNGYLSAAFELCKQNNVLFIADEVQTGIARTGKMLAVDHENIKPDVLILGKALSGGMYPVSAVLANDEVMNVIKPGQHGSTFGGNPMAAAVAMAALDIVKEEKLAENAEALGNLFREKLNDYIQTSNICSLVRGKGLLNAILINDSEDSDTAWNICLRLRDNGLLAKPTHGNIIRFAPPLVMNEEQLLDCVRIITETLKEFER; encoded by the coding sequence ATGAATAGTTTATTAACAAGTAACGATGCAATTGCATTAGAAGAAAAATACGGAGCGCATAATTACCATCCGCTTCCGGTAGTACTTACAAAAGGTGAAGGTGTTTATGTTTGGGATGTAGAAGGAAAAAAATACTACGATTTTTTGTCGGCATATTCGGCAGTAAACCAAGGGCATTGCCATCCAAAATTGGTGGAAGCAATTACAAAACAAGCGCAACAACTTACACTTACTTCACGTGCTTTTTACAACGATAAATTAGGCGTTTACGAAGAAAAAATCACCAAGTTGTTTGGTTTTGATAAAGTATTACCAATGAATTCGGGTGCTGAGGCTGTGGAAACAGCAATTAAGTTGACCCGCAAATGGGCTTACGAAGTAAAAAATATACAAGAAGAAGAAGCGGTGATTATTGTATGTGAAAACAATTTCCACGGACGCACAACTACCATTATTTCTTTTTCAAACGATCACAACGCCCGTAAAAACTATGGTCCTTATACCGAAGGTTTTGTGCGTATTCCATATAACGATATCAATGCGTTAAAAGAAGTAATCACCAATAAAAACGTAGCAGGATTTTTAGTAGAACCTATTCAAGGCGAAGCTGGAGTTTATGTTCCGGATAACGGATATTTATCTGCAGCATTTGAATTATGTAAGCAGAATAATGTATTGTTTATTGCAGACGAAGTGCAAACAGGAATTGCACGTACAGGAAAAATGTTAGCGGTTGACCATGAAAACATTAAGCCCGATGTGTTGATCTTAGGAAAAGCATTGTCTGGGGGAATGTATCCGGTTTCGGCTGTTTTGGCTAATGATGAAGTAATGAACGTGATTAAACCAGGTCAGCATGGATCTACCTTCGGCGGAAACCCAATGGCAGCAGCTGTTGCAATGGCTGCTTTGGATATTGTGAAAGAGGAAAAATTAGCAGAAAATGCAGAAGCGTTAGGGAATTTATTCCGTGAAAAACTAAACGATTATATTCAAACATCAAACATTTGTTCGTTGGTACGTGGAAAAGGTTTACTGAATGCTATTTTAATTAACGACAGTGAAGACAGCGACACCGCTTGGAATATTTGTTTGCGCTTGCGCGATAATGGCTTGCTTGCAAAACCAACCCATGGAAACATTATCCGTTTTGCACCACCATTGGTCATGAACGAAGAGCAATTGCTTGATTGCGTTAGAATTATCACAGAAACGTTGAAAGAGTTTGAAAGATAA